Proteins found in one Aethina tumida isolate Nest 87 chromosome 1, icAetTumi1.1, whole genome shotgun sequence genomic segment:
- the LOC109597593 gene encoding utrophin: MSWRKIENENGFPYYLNEETNEKHWDHPKFSEIRQRLDECNYIKYSIYRVAMKFRILQQALYMDEVPLSIIAGVFERHRLGVNESSLCLESCDLEAVLSDIYFAANKKKHTNNDVDHATELMLNFLYNIYDNDRVGKIQVSSTKLILALLSNCTVNDLYSFIFVLCADHNNCVTRLRLQSVLSKLVKITSFLHEDVSFGQHLINTSIDDCFLKSPGLVGVHDSMFIAWLEKSPKIISWLPLLHRIKISETVVHTGKCKTCKVSPLVGLKYRCVKCPRFIQCQRCFFSGRIKYSHKLSHPMREYCSQSNSTELGQAIIKTLCGMFPCAPKHDNRNNNVSIIETKSLCAEKDFFSKAQSTDALCDIEPLSSPQVQLQVIIRQLELQNRELQQLLILGNHSEKDIRQYLDEHRNHVSLQIQKLKILKDYLNSAREPVQITEDRRAIESTPMVDNCRPRVRSTELDVYSPIIQTTEFANPKPDTTRVISNGVCMKLQNSNNSTVPYTMDDISTWIGGRQTSTIIEPSKVPTGGRPGQFHNDLDDALAKLQQILANNLSLDESLGTIDNTNLQHAVIEVEGALSSIIDNVEISRPDTKMQPYCLKFENDNSLPD; the protein is encoded by the exons ATGAGCTGGAGAAAAATTGAGAATGAAAATGGGTTTCCCTATTACCTAAA TGAAGAAACAAATGAGAAGCACTGGGATCATCCAAAGTTTTCTGAAATTCGACAAAGACTAGATGAATGcaactatataaaatactcaatttaCAGAGTTGCTATGAAGTTTCGAATTTTACAACAAGCTCTCTATA tgGACGAAGTGCCTTTATCAATAATTGCAGGGGTATTTGAGAGGCATAGACTTGGCGTAAATGAAAGTTCCTTGTGTCTAGAAAGTTGTGATTTAGAAGCTGTTTTatcagatatatattttgcagcaaacaaaaaaaaacacactAATAATGATGTTGATCATGCAACTGAgcttatgttaaattttctatataatatttatgataa tgacAGAGTGGGAAAAATACAAGTATCTtcgactaaattaattttagcccTATTAAGCAATTGTACTGTTAAtgatttatacagttttatatttgtgttatGTGCAGACCACAATAATTGTGTTACTAGACTTAGATTACAGAGTGTGTTGTCCAAACTTGTAAAAATAACTAGCTTCTTACATGAAGATGTTAGTTTTGGACAACATCTTATAAATACTTCAATTGATGACTGTTTCTTGAAA TCACCAGGACTTGTCGGTGTGCATGACAGCATGTTTATTGCTTGGTTAGAAAAAAGCCCTAAAATAATTTCCTGGCTCCCACTGCtacatagaataaaaatatcagaaaCAG TTGTACACACAGGAAAATGTAAAACCTGCAAAGTGAGCCCCTTGGTTGGTTTAAAATATAGGTGTGTTAAATGTCCCAGATTCATTCAATGCCAAAGGTGTTTTTTCTCAGGTcgaattaaatattcacataAGCTGTCACATCCTATGAGAGAATACTGTAGCCag AGTAACTCAACTGAATTAGGCCaagcaataattaaaacattatgtgGTATGTTTCCATGTGCCCCCAAACATGATAACAGAAATAATAACGTTTCTATTATAGAAACTAAATCCCTGTG TGCGGAAAAGGATTTCTTCTCTAAAGCACAATCGACTGATGCTCTTTGTGACATAGAACCATTATCATCACCTCAGGTTCAATTACAGGTTATTATACGACAACTGGAACTTCAAAATCG GGAGCTTCaacaattgttaatattaggTAATCATTCAGAAAAAGATATTCGCCAGTATTTGGATGAGCACAGAAATCATGTATCTTTACAAatacagaaattaaaaattttaaag gattatttaaattcagccAGAGAGCCAGTTCAAATTACTGAAGATAGGAGAGCAATAGAATCTACACCGATGGTGGATAATTGCAGGCCAAGAGTAAGAAGTACTGAGCTTGATGTATATAGTCCCATCATACAGACTACAGAGTTTGCTAATCCTAAACCTGATACCACAAGAGTTATTTCTAATGGTGTCTGTATGAAACTTCAGAATTCAAACAATTCAACAGTACCTTATACAATGGATGATATAAGTACTTGGATTGGAG GTCGCCAAACTTCAACAATCATAGAACCGTCCAAAGTCCCAACTGGGGGAAGACCTGGACAATTCCACAATGATTTAGATGATGCGTTGGCcaaattacaacaaattttgGCCAATAATTTGTCACTAGATGAATCCCTGGGTACCATTGACAATACAAATCTGCAACATGCAGTAATAGAAGTGGAGGGAGCTCTGTCATCAATTATAGATAATGTTGAAATCAGCAGACCAGACACTAAAATGCAaccatattgtttaaaattcgaGAATGATAATTCCCTTCCAGATTAA